In one window of Azotobacter salinestris DNA:
- a CDS encoding SulP family inorganic anion transporter encodes MKPKSLRADVLAGLTTSFALVPECIAFALVAHLNPLMGLYGAFIICTLTALFGGRPGMVSGAAGSMAVVIVALVVQHGVQYLLATVLLGGLIMVAFGLLRLGKLIRMVPHPVMLGFVNGLAIIIALAQLEHFKDGEAWLSGMPLYLMLGLVALTMAIVYLLPRLTRAVPPALAAILGVGLLAYLLGLPTHTLGDMAHIAGGLPVPAVPDVPWNLETLGIVAPYAVLMALVGLLETLLTLNLTDEITESRGYPDRECAALGAANLVSGLFGGMGGCAMIGQTMINLSSGGRGRLSGVVAGVMILLFVLFLSPLIERIPLAALVGVMFVVAQQTFAWASLRVLDKVPLNDALVIVAVTIVTVFTDLATAVLCGIVIAALNFAWQQARELYADTHRETDGSKLYRLHGTLFFASTTPFLNQFDPAGDPPQVTLDCRHLSFVDYSAIAALKTLRERYAKAGKHLRVLHLSERCRQLLKRAGVHQE; translated from the coding sequence ATGAAACCGAAATCCCTGCGTGCCGATGTCCTGGCCGGACTCACCACGTCCTTTGCCCTGGTGCCCGAGTGCATCGCCTTCGCCCTGGTCGCCCACCTCAACCCGCTGATGGGCCTCTACGGCGCCTTCATCATCTGTACCCTGACCGCCCTGTTCGGCGGCCGGCCGGGCATGGTGTCCGGCGCCGCCGGCTCGATGGCCGTGGTGATCGTCGCGCTGGTGGTGCAGCACGGCGTGCAGTACCTGCTCGCCACCGTGCTGCTCGGCGGGCTGATCATGGTCGCCTTCGGCCTGTTGCGCCTGGGCAAACTGATCCGCATGGTGCCGCATCCGGTGATGCTCGGCTTCGTCAACGGCCTGGCGATCATCATCGCTCTGGCCCAGCTGGAGCACTTCAAGGACGGCGAGGCCTGGCTGAGCGGCATGCCGCTCTACCTGATGCTCGGGCTGGTGGCGCTGACCATGGCCATCGTCTACCTGCTGCCGCGCCTGACCCGCGCCGTGCCGCCGGCGCTGGCGGCGATCCTCGGCGTCGGCCTGCTGGCATACCTGCTCGGCCTGCCGACCCACACCCTCGGCGACATGGCGCACATCGCCGGCGGCCTGCCCGTCCCGGCCGTGCCGGACGTGCCCTGGAACCTGGAAACCCTGGGCATCGTCGCGCCCTACGCGGTACTGATGGCGCTGGTCGGCCTGCTGGAAACCCTGCTGACCCTCAACCTCACCGACGAGATCACCGAGAGCCGCGGCTACCCGGACCGCGAGTGCGCGGCGCTGGGCGCGGCCAACCTGGTGTCCGGCCTGTTCGGCGGCATGGGCGGCTGCGCGATGATCGGCCAGACCATGATCAACCTCAGCTCCGGCGGCCGCGGCCGGCTCTCCGGGGTGGTCGCCGGGGTGATGATCCTGCTCTTCGTGCTGTTCCTCTCGCCACTGATCGAGCGCATCCCGCTCGCCGCGCTGGTCGGGGTGATGTTCGTGGTGGCCCAGCAGACCTTCGCCTGGGCCTCGCTGCGGGTGCTCGACAAGGTGCCGCTGAACGACGCGCTGGTGATCGTCGCGGTGACCATCGTCACCGTGTTCACCGACCTGGCCACCGCCGTGCTCTGCGGGATCGTCATCGCCGCGCTCAACTTCGCCTGGCAGCAGGCCCGCGAGCTGTACGCCGACACCCATCGGGAAACCGACGGCAGCAAGCTCTACCGCCTGCACGGCACGCTGTTCTTCGCCTCCACGACGCCCTTCCTCAACCAGTTCGACCCCGCCGGCGACCCGCCCCAGGTGACCCTGGACTGCCGCCACCTGAGCTTCGTCGACTACTCGGCCATCGCCGCGCTGAAGACCCTGCGCGAGCGCTACGCCAAGGCTGGCAAGCACCTGCGCGTGCTGCATTTGTCCGAGCGCTGCAGGCAACTGCTCAAGCGGGCGGGGGTGCATCAGGAGTGA
- a CDS encoding acetoin dehydrogenase dihydrolipoyllysine-residue acetyltransferase subunit has product MSQIHTLTMPKWGLSMTEGKVNAWLKEEGASIAKGDDVLDVETDKISSSVEAPFSGVLRRIVAQEDETLPVGALLAVVVEGEASEEEIDAVVQRFQAEFVPGGEDEEAGGPAPQKVELDGRTIRFLDRGEGGAPLLLIHGFGGDLNNWLFNHETLAAGRRVIALDLPGHGESGKTLKSGDLDELSRAALALLDHLDIQRAHIAGHSMGGAVSLNLARLAPERVLSLTLICSAGLGAEINGDYLRGFVEASNRNALKPQLVQLFSDPALVTRQMLEDMLKYKRLEGVETALRQLVERLSADGRQQIDLRGVLEQGRHPALVIWGSDDAIIPVAHAQGLPAQVEILPGQAHMVQMEAADEVNRLIQAFLAKH; this is encoded by the coding sequence ATGAGCCAGATCCATACCCTGACCATGCCGAAGTGGGGTCTCTCGATGACCGAGGGCAAGGTCAACGCCTGGCTCAAGGAAGAAGGCGCCAGCATCGCCAAGGGTGATGACGTGCTCGACGTGGAAACCGACAAGATCTCCAGCAGCGTCGAGGCGCCCTTCTCCGGCGTGCTGCGGCGCATCGTCGCCCAGGAGGACGAAACCCTGCCGGTCGGCGCCCTGCTCGCCGTGGTGGTGGAAGGCGAGGCCAGCGAGGAAGAGATCGACGCCGTGGTGCAGCGCTTCCAGGCCGAGTTCGTGCCCGGCGGCGAAGACGAGGAAGCCGGCGGCCCGGCGCCGCAGAAGGTCGAGCTGGACGGCCGCACCATCCGCTTCCTCGACCGCGGCGAAGGCGGCGCCCCGCTGCTGCTGATCCACGGCTTCGGCGGCGACCTGAACAACTGGCTGTTCAACCACGAGACGCTGGCCGCCGGCCGCCGGGTGATCGCCCTCGACCTGCCGGGCCACGGCGAGTCGGGCAAGACGCTGAAGAGCGGCGACCTCGACGAACTGAGCCGGGCCGCACTGGCCCTGCTCGACCACCTGGACATCCAGCGCGCGCACATCGCCGGCCACTCGATGGGCGGCGCGGTGTCGCTGAACCTGGCGCGCCTGGCGCCCGAGCGGGTGCTCTCGCTGACCCTGATCTGCAGCGCCGGCCTCGGCGCGGAGATCAACGGCGACTACCTGCGCGGCTTCGTCGAGGCGAGCAACCGCAACGCCCTCAAGCCGCAGCTGGTGCAGCTGTTCTCCGACCCCGCGCTGGTCACCCGGCAGATGCTGGAGGACATGCTCAAGTACAAGCGCCTGGAGGGCGTCGAGACGGCGCTGCGCCAACTGGTCGAGCGGCTGTCCGCCGATGGCCGCCAGCAGATCGACCTGCGCGGCGTGCTGGAACAGGGCCGCCATCCGGCCCTGGTGATCTGGGGCAGCGACGACGCGATCATCCCCGTCGCCCACGCCCAGGGCCTGCCGGCGCAGGTGGAGATCCTCCCGGGCCAGGCGCACATGGTGCAGATGGAAGCGGCCGACGAGGTCAACAGGCTGATCCAGGCCTTCCTCGCCAAACACTGA
- a CDS encoding alpha-ketoacid dehydrogenase subunit beta, with the protein MARKISYQQAINEAMAQEMRRDETVFLIGQDIAGGAGAPGEQDAWGGVLGVTKGLYHQFPGRVLDAPLSEIGYVGAAVGAATRGMRPVCELMFVDFAGCCLDQILNQAAKFRYMFGGKAVTPFVLRAMYGAGLRAAAQHSQMLTSLWTHIPGLKVVCPSSPYDAKGLLIQAIRDNDPVIFLEHKMLYGMQGEVPEELYTVPFGEANFLREGDDVTLVTYGRMVHLAMDAAANLARQGIGCEVLDLRTTSPLDEDSILESVEKTGRLVVIDEANPRCSVATDISALVAQKAFAALKAPIEMVTAPHTPVPFTDSLEDLYIPNAAKIEAAVLKIVDKRKVA; encoded by the coding sequence ATGGCAAGAAAAATCAGCTACCAGCAGGCCATCAACGAAGCCATGGCCCAGGAAATGCGCCGCGACGAAACCGTCTTCCTGATCGGCCAGGACATCGCCGGCGGCGCCGGCGCACCGGGCGAGCAGGACGCCTGGGGCGGCGTGCTCGGCGTCACCAAGGGGCTCTACCACCAGTTCCCCGGCCGGGTGCTCGACGCCCCGCTGTCGGAGATCGGCTACGTCGGCGCGGCGGTCGGCGCCGCCACCCGCGGCATGCGCCCGGTGTGCGAACTGATGTTCGTCGACTTCGCCGGCTGCTGCCTGGACCAGATCCTCAACCAGGCGGCGAAATTCCGCTACATGTTCGGCGGCAAGGCGGTCACCCCCTTCGTGCTGCGCGCCATGTACGGTGCCGGCCTGCGTGCCGCCGCCCAGCACTCGCAGATGCTCACCTCGCTGTGGACCCACATCCCCGGCCTCAAGGTGGTCTGCCCCTCCTCGCCCTACGACGCCAAGGGCCTGTTGATCCAGGCGATCCGCGACAACGACCCGGTGATCTTCCTCGAGCACAAGATGCTCTACGGCATGCAGGGCGAGGTGCCCGAAGAGCTGTACACCGTGCCCTTCGGCGAGGCCAACTTCCTGCGCGAGGGCGACGACGTGACCCTGGTCACCTACGGCCGGATGGTCCACCTGGCCATGGACGCCGCCGCCAACCTGGCCCGCCAGGGCATCGGCTGCGAGGTGCTGGATCTGCGCACCACCAGCCCGCTGGACGAGGACAGCATCCTCGAAAGCGTCGAGAAGACCGGCCGCCTGGTGGTGATCGACGAGGCCAACCCGCGCTGCTCGGTGGCCACCGACATCTCCGCGCTGGTCGCGCAGAAGGCCTTCGCCGCCCTCAAGGCGCCGATCGAGATGGTCACCGCGCCGCACACCCCGGTGCCCTTCACCGATTCCCTGGAAGACCTGTACATCCCCAACGCGGCGAAGATCGAAGCCGCCGTCCTGAAGATCGTCGACAAGAGGAAGGTTGCATGA
- a CDS encoding thiamine pyrophosphate-dependent dehydrogenase E1 component subunit alpha, with protein MTTHLSAEQLLHAYRVMRTIRVFEERLHIEFATGEIPGFVHLYAGEEASAAGVMAHLRDDDCISSNHRGHGHCIAKGVDVHGMMAEIYGKKTGVCQGKGGSMHIADLSKGMLGANGIVGAGAPLVAGAALAAKLKGTDAVAVAFFGDGASNEGAVFEAMNLAAIMNLPCIFVAENNGYAEATASNWSVSCDHIADRAAGFGMPGVTVDGFDFFAVHEAAGAAVARARAGEGPSLIEVKLTRYYGHFEGDAQTYRDMDELKEMREVRDCLKQFRDHTVAAGLLDISQLDDIDGEVERQIEDSVIKAKSDPKPPAADLLADVYVSYP; from the coding sequence ATGACCACCCACCTGTCAGCCGAGCAGCTGCTGCATGCCTACCGGGTGATGCGCACCATCCGCGTCTTCGAGGAGCGCCTGCACATCGAATTCGCCACCGGCGAGATTCCCGGCTTCGTCCACCTCTACGCCGGCGAGGAAGCCTCCGCCGCCGGAGTCATGGCCCACCTGCGCGACGACGACTGCATCTCCTCCAACCACCGCGGCCACGGCCACTGCATCGCCAAGGGCGTGGACGTGCACGGGATGATGGCCGAGATCTACGGCAAGAAGACCGGCGTCTGCCAGGGCAAGGGCGGCTCCATGCACATCGCCGACCTGTCCAAGGGCATGCTCGGCGCCAACGGCATCGTCGGCGCCGGTGCGCCGCTGGTGGCCGGCGCGGCGCTGGCCGCCAAGCTCAAGGGTACCGATGCGGTGGCCGTGGCCTTCTTCGGCGACGGCGCCTCCAACGAGGGCGCGGTGTTCGAGGCGATGAACCTCGCCGCGATCATGAACCTGCCGTGCATCTTCGTCGCCGAGAACAATGGCTACGCCGAGGCCACCGCCTCCAACTGGTCGGTGTCCTGCGACCACATCGCCGACCGCGCCGCCGGCTTCGGCATGCCCGGGGTGACGGTGGACGGCTTCGACTTCTTCGCCGTCCACGAGGCCGCCGGCGCCGCCGTGGCCCGCGCCCGCGCCGGCGAAGGCCCGTCGCTGATCGAGGTGAAGCTGACCCGCTACTACGGCCACTTCGAGGGCGACGCCCAGACCTACCGCGACATGGACGAACTCAAGGAGATGCGCGAGGTGCGCGACTGCCTGAAGCAGTTCCGCGACCACACCGTCGCCGCCGGCCTGCTCGATATCTCGCAACTCGACGACATCGACGGCGAGGTCGAGCGGCAGATCGAGGACAGCGTGATCAAGGCCAAGAGCGATCCCAAGCCGCCGGCGGCCGATCTGCTCGCCGACGTCTACGTCTCTTACCCCTGA
- a CDS encoding SDR family NAD(P)-dependent oxidoreductase, whose protein sequence is MSESLLPEFSLSGKVALVTGAGRGLGQGIALSLARAGADVAVADLAGAEETAAQIQALGRRSLALAVDVARQDSVQAMVAKIVEGFGRLDVAVNNAGVIGIHKVGELTVEEWDRVLNVNARGVFLCCQAELEPMRAQRWGRIINVASIAGKVGFPDLSHYCASKFAVVGFSNALAKEVAREGITVNALCPGIVGTGMWRGEQGLANRWRQPGESEAQSWERHQASLLPQGEAQTAEDMGQLAVYLACAPHVTGQAIAVDGGFSL, encoded by the coding sequence ATGTCCGAGTCACTCCTTCCCGAATTCTCCCTGTCCGGCAAAGTCGCCCTGGTCACCGGGGCCGGTCGCGGCCTCGGCCAGGGCATCGCTCTGAGCCTGGCCCGCGCCGGCGCCGACGTGGCGGTGGCCGACCTCGCCGGCGCCGAGGAAACCGCCGCGCAGATCCAGGCCCTCGGCCGGCGCAGCCTGGCGCTGGCGGTCGACGTCGCCCGCCAGGACAGCGTGCAGGCCATGGTCGCCAAGATCGTCGAGGGCTTCGGCCGCCTCGACGTGGCGGTCAACAACGCCGGGGTGATCGGCATCCACAAGGTCGGCGAACTGACCGTCGAGGAATGGGACCGGGTGCTGAACGTCAACGCCCGCGGCGTGTTCCTCTGCTGCCAGGCCGAGCTGGAGCCGATGCGCGCGCAGCGCTGGGGGCGGATCATCAACGTCGCCTCGATCGCCGGCAAGGTCGGCTTTCCCGACCTGTCCCACTACTGCGCCTCGAAGTTCGCGGTGGTCGGCTTCAGCAACGCCCTGGCCAAGGAGGTCGCCCGCGAGGGCATCACGGTCAACGCGCTCTGCCCCGGCATCGTCGGCACCGGCATGTGGCGCGGCGAGCAGGGCCTGGCCAACCGCTGGCGCCAGCCCGGCGAGAGCGAGGCGCAGTCCTGGGAACGCCACCAGGCCAGCCTGCTGCCGCAGGGCGAGGCGCAGACCGCCGAGGACATGGGCCAGCTCGCCGTCTACCTGGCCTGCGCCCCGCACGTCACCGGCCAGGCCATCGCCGTCGACGGCGGCTTCTCGCTGTGA
- a CDS encoding 2,3-butanediol dehydrogenase produces MRAAVWHGRQDIRVEDVPLPADPPPGWVQIRVDWCGICGSDLHEYVAGPVFIPVEKPHPLTGIQGQCILGHEFSGEIVKLGAGVSGFAPGERIAADACQHCGTCYYCRSGLYNLCEKLAFTGLMNNGAFAELVNVPAELLYKLPAGFPVEAGALIEPLAVGMHAVKKAGSLLGQNVVVVGAGTIGLCTIMCARAAGAAQVIALEMSSARKAKALEVGASLVLDPKECDALAEIRARTNGLGADVSFECIGNKHTAKLAIDVIRNAGKSVLVGIFEEPSSFNFFELVSTEKQVIGALAYNGEFADVIAFIADGRLDVKPLITGRIGLEDIVGRGFEELVNNKEHNVKIIVSPH; encoded by the coding sequence ATGCGCGCCGCCGTCTGGCATGGCCGTCAGGACATCCGCGTGGAGGACGTGCCGCTGCCCGCCGACCCGCCGCCCGGCTGGGTGCAGATCCGCGTCGACTGGTGCGGCATCTGCGGCTCGGACCTGCACGAATACGTCGCCGGCCCGGTGTTCATCCCGGTCGAGAAGCCCCACCCGCTCACCGGCATCCAGGGCCAGTGCATCCTCGGCCACGAATTCAGCGGCGAGATCGTCAAGCTCGGCGCCGGCGTGAGCGGCTTCGCCCCCGGCGAACGGATCGCCGCCGACGCCTGCCAGCACTGCGGCACCTGCTACTACTGCCGCAGCGGCCTGTACAACCTCTGCGAAAAGCTGGCCTTCACCGGGCTGATGAACAACGGCGCCTTCGCCGAACTGGTGAACGTGCCGGCCGAACTGCTCTACAAGCTGCCGGCAGGCTTCCCCGTCGAGGCCGGCGCGCTGATCGAACCGCTGGCGGTGGGCATGCACGCGGTGAAGAAGGCCGGCAGCCTGCTCGGCCAGAACGTGGTGGTGGTCGGCGCCGGGACCATCGGCCTGTGCACCATCATGTGCGCCAGGGCGGCCGGCGCGGCCCAGGTGATCGCCCTGGAAATGTCCTCGGCGCGCAAGGCCAAGGCGCTGGAAGTGGGCGCGAGCCTGGTGCTCGATCCCAAGGAATGCGACGCGCTGGCGGAAATCCGCGCCCGCACCAACGGCCTCGGCGCCGACGTCAGCTTCGAGTGCATCGGCAACAAGCACACCGCCAAGCTGGCCATCGACGTCATCCGCAACGCCGGCAAGAGCGTGCTGGTCGGCATCTTCGAGGAACCCAGCTCGTTCAACTTCTTCGAACTGGTCTCCACCGAGAAGCAGGTCATCGGCGCCCTCGCCTACAACGGCGAATTCGCCGACGTGATCGCCTTCATCGCCGACGGCCGCCTGGACGTCAAACCGCTGATCACCGGCCGCATCGGCCTGGAGGACATCGTCGGCCGCGGCTTCGAGGAACTGGTCAACAACAAGGAGCACAACGTCAAGATCATTGTTTCGCCGCATTGA
- a CDS encoding sigma-54-dependent Fis family transcriptional regulator, translating to MLSADSKAHVDCVSRVLKNAARLPQAPVPAPILDSWRRSEQHRLDPGSLQGPRILDQVLLRECRERAELFLRIASEEVGRLHGQVRDADYCVMLADAQGRTLDYRVDAAIRNDCRKAGLDLGTWWSEGEEGTCGVATVLASRMPLTVHKRDHFRAAFIGLTCTAVPVFDPQGELLGVLDVSAVQSPDDRRSQTLVRQLVAQSARQIENAFFMHSARGHWILRAHAVPGYVDSQPDYLFAWDADGRLLALNPAARRYLGQRFGEVPTHVAEVFDPDALHAAEDGSTCQLRGRGDSLALHVRLSVPQRPQRVALRSAPCASELDPRIAENLRLAVRVKDRNLPVLIQGETGAGKEVFARQVHEASARRGKPFVALNCAAIPESLIESELFGYAAGAFTGASSKGMRGLLQQADGGTLFLDEIGDMPLTLQTRLLRVLAEGEVAPLGAARRQAVDIQVICATHRDLAAMVADGSFREDLYFRIGGARFELPPLRSRSDRLALINRVLEEEAESCGEPVGLSAAALECLLGYRWPGNVRQLRHALRYACAVCAGGVIQPDDLPAELRGGRLATGEDAAALAADPERQALLDALVRHRWKPGPAAESLGISRATLYRRVNQHGIEMPGKRRG from the coding sequence ATGCTTTCCGCAGACTCGAAAGCCCACGTGGACTGTGTCAGCCGCGTGTTGAAGAACGCCGCCCGCCTGCCCCAGGCACCGGTTCCCGCGCCGATCCTCGATTCCTGGCGCCGCTCGGAGCAGCACCGGCTCGACCCCGGCTCCCTGCAGGGGCCGCGCATCCTCGACCAGGTCCTGCTCAGGGAATGCCGCGAGCGCGCCGAGCTGTTCCTGCGCATCGCCAGCGAGGAAGTCGGCCGCCTGCACGGCCAGGTGCGCGACGCCGACTACTGCGTGATGCTCGCCGACGCCCAGGGGCGGACCCTCGACTACCGGGTCGATGCGGCCATCCGCAACGACTGCCGCAAGGCCGGCCTCGACCTCGGCACCTGGTGGTCGGAGGGCGAGGAGGGCACCTGCGGGGTGGCCACCGTGCTGGCCAGCCGGATGCCGCTGACGGTGCACAAGCGCGATCACTTCCGCGCCGCCTTCATCGGCCTGACCTGTACGGCGGTGCCGGTCTTCGATCCGCAGGGCGAGCTGCTCGGCGTGCTCGACGTCTCGGCGGTGCAGTCGCCCGACGACCGCCGCAGCCAGACCCTGGTCCGCCAGCTGGTGGCGCAGAGCGCCCGGCAGATCGAGAACGCCTTCTTCATGCACAGCGCCCGCGGGCATTGGATACTGCGCGCCCACGCGGTGCCGGGCTACGTCGACAGCCAGCCCGACTACCTGTTCGCCTGGGACGCCGACGGCCGCCTGCTGGCGCTCAACCCGGCGGCGCGCCGCTACCTGGGCCAGCGTTTCGGCGAGGTGCCGACCCATGTCGCCGAGGTGTTCGACCCGGACGCCCTGCACGCTGCCGAGGACGGCTCCACCTGCCAGTTGCGCGGGCGCGGCGACAGCCTCGCCCTGCACGTGCGCCTGAGCGTGCCGCAGCGTCCGCAGCGGGTGGCGCTGCGCAGTGCACCGTGCGCCAGCGAGCTCGATCCGCGCATCGCCGAGAACCTGCGCCTGGCCGTGCGGGTCAAGGACCGCAACCTGCCGGTGCTGATCCAGGGCGAGACCGGCGCCGGCAAGGAGGTCTTCGCCCGCCAGGTGCACGAGGCCAGTGCCCGCCGCGGCAAGCCCTTCGTCGCCCTGAACTGCGCGGCGATCCCGGAGAGCCTGATCGAGAGCGAGCTGTTCGGCTACGCCGCCGGCGCCTTCACCGGCGCCTCCAGCAAGGGCATGCGCGGCCTGTTGCAGCAGGCCGACGGCGGCACCCTGTTCCTCGACGAGATCGGCGACATGCCGCTGACCCTGCAGACCCGTTTGTTGCGGGTGCTCGCCGAGGGCGAGGTGGCGCCCCTGGGCGCGGCGCGGCGCCAGGCGGTGGACATCCAGGTGATCTGCGCCACCCACCGCGACCTGGCGGCGATGGTCGCCGACGGCAGCTTCCGCGAGGACCTGTACTTCCGCATCGGCGGCGCGCGCTTCGAGCTGCCGCCGCTGCGCAGCCGCAGCGACCGCCTGGCGCTGATCAACCGCGTGCTGGAGGAGGAGGCGGAGTCCTGCGGCGAGCCCGTCGGCCTGAGCGCCGCGGCGCTGGAGTGCCTGCTCGGCTACCGCTGGCCGGGCAACGTGCGCCAGCTCCGCCACGCCCTGCGCTACGCCTGCGCGGTGTGCGCCGGCGGGGTGATCCAGCCGGACGACCTGCCGGCCGAACTGCGCGGCGGGCGCCTGGCCACCGGCGAGGACGCCGCCGCCCTGGCCGCCGACCCGGAGCGCCAGGCGCTGCTCGACGCGCTGGTCCGCCACCGCTGGAAACCGGGGCCGGCGGCCGAATCCCTCGGTATCTCCCGCGCCACCCTGTATCGCCGGGTGAACCAGCACGGCATCGAGATGCCGGGGAAAAGGCGCGGTTGA
- a CDS encoding HigA family addiction module antitoxin, translating to MVMFNPPHPGETLLEDVLPELDISIAELARRLGFARETLSRILHGRAPISPDLAVRLEMAGIGTARTWLGVQADYDLWQARHREQPRIERFASIA from the coding sequence ATGGTCATGTTCAACCCACCGCATCCGGGGGAAACGCTCCTCGAAGACGTGCTCCCCGAGTTGGATATCAGCATTGCCGAGCTTGCCCGTCGGCTGGGCTTCGCGCGAGAAACCCTGTCTCGCATCCTGCACGGACGCGCCCCTATCAGCCCGGACCTGGCCGTTCGCCTGGAAATGGCCGGTATCGGTACGGCACGTACCTGGCTTGGCGTACAGGCCGATTATGACCTGTGGCAAGCCCGGCACCGCGAGCAGCCCCGCATAGAGCGATTCGCCTCGATTGCCTGA
- a CDS encoding Eco57I restriction-modification methylase domain-containing protein, with the protein MTLVPFIDPDDTPALRKERGAFFTPDEITRFVANWAIRAPSDRVLEPSAGDAAFLVSAVGRFRELTPNIDARPTVDGVEIHAHSAHVARQRVREAGGKAKIRHSDFFTIEPESVYDTVIGNPPYIRYQDFSGEARARSREAALRGGVSLTGLASSWAAFTIHSAMFLKLGGRLGLVLPAELLSVNYAAPVRRFLFNRFRDVQLVLFDEQVFPEAEADVVLLLADGYLEGPAHYATIRQSKNAADLASLGAGLIWTPTDPAAKWTSSLIDPKAIEPLHELLQRGLFTSLETWGDTTLGIVTGNNKYFTLSPQRVKELGLRRNELLRLSPPGSSHLRGLSLSKAMLTKLGREGHATYLFYPSAPPSAEAAAYIEDGHRTGVDTAYKCRVRKIWYQVPLVPAADLFLTCMNADTPRLTANDAGARHLNSVHGVYLDEKFRELGRELLPLASLNSVTLLHAEMVGRAYGGGILKIEPKEADVWAMPSPTLILARANALRTVKQQVADLLSDGRLLDAVEIVDQVVLEGCGDLSTKQIKHIRQARAELAHRRTVRAASGR; encoded by the coding sequence GTGACGCTCGTACCCTTCATCGATCCCGACGACACGCCCGCTCTCCGCAAGGAGCGAGGCGCCTTCTTCACGCCCGACGAGATCACCCGATTTGTGGCCAACTGGGCAATTCGCGCGCCCAGCGACCGAGTGTTGGAACCGTCCGCAGGCGATGCTGCTTTTCTTGTCTCCGCCGTGGGCCGTTTTCGCGAGCTGACACCTAACATAGATGCACGTCCGACCGTCGACGGTGTCGAGATTCATGCCCACAGCGCACACGTCGCCCGCCAACGTGTGCGGGAAGCTGGTGGTAAAGCCAAAATCCGGCATAGTGACTTTTTTACGATCGAACCCGAATCCGTCTACGACACTGTTATTGGCAACCCGCCCTACATCCGCTATCAGGACTTCTCGGGCGAGGCCCGCGCCCGATCGCGCGAGGCCGCCCTCCGAGGTGGCGTATCGCTCACCGGCCTCGCCTCTAGCTGGGCCGCATTCACCATCCACTCCGCGATGTTCTTGAAGCTGGGTGGGCGGCTCGGGCTTGTTCTCCCAGCCGAATTGCTTTCGGTGAACTACGCGGCTCCCGTGCGCCGATTTCTCTTCAACCGCTTCCGCGACGTGCAGCTCGTGCTCTTTGACGAGCAGGTGTTCCCCGAAGCAGAGGCCGACGTCGTGCTGCTACTAGCCGACGGTTATCTTGAAGGCCCTGCGCATTACGCGACCATTCGGCAATCGAAGAACGCTGCTGACCTTGCGTCGCTTGGTGCAGGCCTGATTTGGACGCCGACTGATCCCGCGGCCAAGTGGACCAGCAGTCTCATCGACCCGAAAGCTATCGAGCCGCTGCACGAGCTACTGCAGCGAGGACTGTTTACTAGCTTGGAGACGTGGGGAGACACCACCCTCGGCATCGTCACGGGCAACAACAAATACTTCACGCTCTCCCCTCAGCGAGTGAAGGAACTCGGCCTACGCCGCAATGAGCTGCTGCGCCTCTCGCCGCCTGGAAGCTCCCACCTACGTGGTCTCTCGCTCTCCAAAGCCATGCTTACCAAGCTTGGCCGAGAAGGTCACGCTACCTACCTCTTTTATCCGAGCGCCCCACCCTCGGCTGAAGCAGCGGCATACATCGAAGACGGCCACCGAACCGGTGTCGATACTGCATACAAATGCCGCGTCCGCAAGATCTGGTACCAAGTGCCGCTTGTCCCCGCTGCGGACCTGTTCTTGACCTGCATGAACGCAGACACACCCCGACTCACAGCAAATGACGCGGGCGCTCGCCACCTCAACTCCGTGCATGGCGTTTACCTTGATGAAAAATTCCGTGAACTCGGCCGTGAGCTTTTGCCGCTTGCGAGCCTGAACTCGGTCACGCTGCTGCATGCAGAAATGGTTGGACGCGCTTATGGTGGGGGGATTTTGAAGATCGAGCCGAAGGAAGCCGACGTCTGGGCAATGCCCTCGCCAACGTTGATCTTGGCCCGTGCTAACGCGCTTCGCACAGTCAAGCAACAAGTTGCAGACCTCCTAAGCGACGGCAGGCTGCTCGACGCCGTAGAGATCGTGGATCAGGTCGTCCTTGAGGGATGCGGCGACTTATCAACAAAACAGATTAAGCATATCCGGCAGGCACGAGCAGAGCTTGCCCACCGCCGCACAGTGAGGGCAGCCAGTGGCCGCTAA
- a CDS encoding type II toxin-antitoxin system RelE/ParE family toxin, whose product MIISFQHKGLRLFYETGSTKGIRADHAKRLARMLAFMDRATAPGDLDLPGWRLHPLKGDRAGFWSLTVSGNWRVIFRFAGNDIELVDYLDYH is encoded by the coding sequence ATGATCATCAGCTTCCAGCACAAGGGCCTTCGCCTCTTCTACGAAACAGGCTCGACCAAGGGGATTCGCGCCGATCATGCCAAGCGCCTGGCCCGCATGCTGGCCTTCATGGATCGAGCTACAGCGCCGGGAGACCTCGACCTTCCGGGCTGGAGACTCCACCCTCTGAAGGGGGATCGCGCGGGGTTCTGGTCGCTGACTGTCAGCGGCAATTGGCGGGTGATTTTCCGCTTTGCCGGCAACGATATCGAACTGGTCGACTACCTCGACTACCACTGA